A stretch of DNA from Dehalococcoidia bacterium:
TCGGCTAGGATTCCAAGGCAGGTCATAGTTGACCAAGATGTGACATCGATCGTGCAGGTTGATACCTTCGCCTCCAGCTTCAGTTGAGACCATGAACTGGGCCGTATCGTTGAAAGTATCAATGTTGGTCCGCTTTTCGGACAGAGACATAGATCCGTTGATCTGGGCGACACCACCATCAGGATGGCGCTCTCTCAACGCTGTAACGAGATAATCCTGATTGGCTCGATATTCAGTGAAGACTAGAAGTCGTTCGTTTGCTCTGTAAATTGGATCGACAATCTCAGAAAGAAATCTTCTGAGTTTAAGATCGTCCCGCTTTACTTGTTTTGCTGTGGTAAGTAACTGGGCGATCTGCCTCTGCTCATCTTCAAAGAAAGGGTTGGCACCAATGTTGGAAACGACAATGGTGTCAGACACCTCTCCGAGATCGTCCGCGTTATCCAAGCCTTCTTCGAACGCTTCCTCCATCTCTTCTAGGGTAGGAACTAGGCCATCAACTAAGCGGCTCTCGTTTTCGCCTCGCAGCCGTGAGGCACGGCGCTCCAGCGCCCTCTCTATCGCTGCGATGCTTGATGACGCAAGCTTGCGATACGTGGTCATCACAAATCCAATGGCGCGTCCTGTTGTACCACCCGCCTCAGATGCCGCATAGCCGTAGCGTAAGTACGACTGCAACTGCGCATCAAACACTCTCGCAGATTCAGAGAGTGGGACATCTACTCTGTTCGTCGTTTGCCCACGAAAGATGAAATTGCCGCTAACGTCGGTGACAAGACTCTTACGATTGCGCAGTACCAATTCAGCGACAACTGCTGGGTCGCTGGAAATCCGCCTAAACCGCTCAACCAAATCTGGGCGAAGGAGTAGTAGCAAATTGACGAACTGGTGCGTTCTCCCCTGGTGAGGGGTACCGGTCAGGAACAAGAAGGAGTCCGTCATGTCCTTAAGCCTTTCGGCCAACTGGTACCGCTGTGTTACTGCTTGCCCTTCGATTCTGCTCAGGTGATGGGCCTCGTCGAAAACGATCACATCCCATTCGCCAGAATCGCCGAAAATCGGGCTGTGGCTGTCGGACTTTGCTCTATCTATAGATACAATGACCTTGTCGTACGTCGCCCAGTGCGAAGGCTGATTGATGTTGAAGTCCAGCCCGTATATGCGGAAGTCTTCGTTGAACTTGTACCGCATCTCATCTTGCCACTGACGTACTACGCCCGCCGGGCAAACTACCAGTACTCGCCTCGCTTGACGACGGCGTTTCTTTGCCGCGAGCAAGAGACCGATTTCAATCGTTTTCCCTAACCCCACATCGTCAGCGATAAGCCAGTTTGAGTGATCTGAATTCATTATCCGGTGAACCAGATCAATCTGGTGGGGCAACGGATCTACATCAAGTCGGTCGAGCGCGCCTGTAAGAGGGTGTCTGAGAAGTCATTTCAGGTAGGGACAGCCAGTCGGCGTAGCATCAGCCTGACCATGGCAGCATACAC
This window harbors:
- a CDS encoding DEAD/DEAH box helicase family protein codes for the protein MNSDHSNWLIADDVGLGKTIEIGLLLAAKKRRRQARRVLVVCPAGVVRQWQDEMRYKFNEDFRIYGLDFNINQPSHWATYDKVIVSIDRAKSDSHSPIFGDSGEWDVIVFDEAHHLSRIEGQAVTQRYQLAERLKDMTDSFLFLTGTPHQGRTHQFVNLLLLLRPDLVERFRRISSDPAVVAELVLRNRKSLVTDVSGNFIFRGQTTNRVDVPLSESARVFDAQLQSYLRYGYAASEAGGTTGRAIGFVMTTYRKLASSSIAAIERALERRASRLRGENESRLVDGLVPTLEEMEEAFEEGLDNADDLGEVSDTIVVSNIGANPFFEDEQRQIAQLLTTAKQVKRDDLKLRRFLSEIVDPIYRANERLLVFTEYRANQDYLVTALRERHPDGGVAQINGSMSLSEKRTNIDTFNDTAQFMVSTEAGGEGINLHDRCHILVNYDLPWNPSRLVQRAGRLYRYGQQKRVIVFNLTAEDGFDNKTLSMMLDRVESIAQDMAEVDDDYRDGLETEIIGDLLERLDIASILSANRSMDVSRTDAEIDAAIERAREAKRQQENLFAHVEGYNPQGSWTGECIVSRQPKERGFSKPFSAAC